One Pararge aegeria chromosome 1, ilParAegt1.1, whole genome shotgun sequence genomic region harbors:
- the LOC120637219 gene encoding ornithine decarboxylase 1-like: MKVVEEEQHVVVMEGPWSPVNIIRDIVDEGTQEDPFYVMDLGEVVARFREWKELMPRVEPFYAVKCNDDKLMVSTLAALGAGFDCASKAEIQLVTSIGVRPDRIIFANPAKPASHIRWASAAGVTTMTFDSETELMKIKQYMPHAQLVVRIRCDATSAQCPLGIKFGCDPVSEAPRLLKLAAVMGLNVVGVSFHVGSGAQETGVYARAIQFARGLFDLGDAAGHTMYLLDIGGGFPGNSGTSIVEVSQVINAALELHFPSRSVRVIAEPGRYFAAAAYTLAAMVHATRQLPAKDGESAEEAHTMYFINDGVYGSFNCVLYDHQQVHATPLEESSERAQQCSIWGPSCDGLDCVLPTYSLPPQRTGNWLVFKDMGAYTIPVASPFNGFPTPKVRAVVDKHLWTMLKELWPLTEANFVFGRVTSPQSPLPSPDCDSPSPSSPPLSPASPPQAHHAVFVECALK, from the exons ATGAAGGTTGTGGAAGAGGAGCAGCACGTGGTCGTGATGGAGGGCCCCTGGAGCCCCGTCAATATTATCCGGGACATCGTGGACGAGGGCACCCAAGAGGACCCCTTCTACGTCATGGACCTGGGAGAGGTGGTAGCGCGCTTCCGTGAGTGGAAGGAGCTGATGCCCCGTGTTGAGCCGTTCTATG CTGTGAAGTGCAACGATGATAAGTTGATGGTGAGCACGTTGGCTGCGTTGGGCGCTGGTTTCGACTGCGCCTCCAAGGCGGAGATACAGCTTGTAACATCCATCGGAGTAAGACCAGA CCGTATAATCTTCGCCAACCCCGCCAAGCCGGCGTCGCACATCCGCTGGGCGAGCGCGGCCGGGGTCACCACAATGACATTTGACTCCGAGACAGAACTCATGAAGATCAAGCAATACATGCCGCACGCTCA ACTGGTCGTGCGCATCCGCTGCGACGCAACATCCGCGCAGTGCCCGCTCGGCATCAAGTTCGGCTGCGACCCCGTCAGCGAAGCGCCGCGCCTCCTCAAACTGGCCGCCGTTATGGGACTGAAC gtgGTAGGTGTTTCCTTCCACGTGGGGTCGGGCGCGCAAGAGACCGGCGTGTACGCACGCGCCATACAGTTTGCGCGTGGGCTGTTCGACCTAGGCGACGCAGCGGGGCACACTATGTATCTGCTGGACATCGGTGGCGGGTTCCCGGGGAACAGTGGCACATCCATAGTCGAG GTGTCGCAGGTGATCAACGCAGCCCTAGAGCTGCATTTCCCGTCGCGGTCCGTGCGCGTGATCGCCGAGCCGGGCCGGTACTTCGCGGCCGCGGCCTACACCCTTGCGGCCATGGTGCACGCCACCAGGCAG CTGCCCGCGAAGGACGGTGAGAGCGCGGAGGAAGCGCACACCATGTACTTCATCAACGACGGTGTGTACGGCTCCTTCAACTGCGTGCTCTACGACCACCAGCAGGTGCACGCGACGCCGCTCGAG GAATCATCAGAGCGTGCTCAGCAATGCTCGATCTGGGGCCCATCGTGCGACGGTTTGGACTGCGTGCTCCCAACTTACTCGCTTCCCCCGCAACGCACGGGCAACTGGCTAGTGTTCAAGGACATGGGCGCATACACCATTCCCGTTGCGTCCCCCTTCAACGGTTTCCCCACTCCGAAGGTCAGGGCTGTCGTTGATAAGCATTTGTG GACTATGCTGAAGGAACTCTGGCCGCTCACTGAGGCCAACTTCGTGTTCGGCCGCGTCACGTCCCCACAGTCTCCGCTCCCGTCCCCGGATTGCGACTCCCCCTCCCCCTCATCGCCCCCGCTGTCCCCCGCGTCCCCGCCGCAAGCCCACCACGCGGTGTTCGTAGAGTGCGCGCTTAAGTGA